One genomic window of Polyangium aurulentum includes the following:
- the hemW gene encoding radical SAM family heme chaperone HemW, which yields MEPMGVYVHFPWCLKKCPYCDFVSFAATRDGLEHDRYADAILGELAQRSESLAGRSLATVFFGGGTPSLWEPRALGRVLDAIKAAAGRLAGDLEITVECNPSSLDEDRARALVDVGVNRLSVGVQGTDAERLEFLGRLHGAEGGLAAVRAAIRAGVPRVSADLIYGVSTPAPGSGPRYLAGAPTREQTPREAAEEARRVAETGVTHVSAYSLTIEPGTQFGELSRRGKLPVASEEVVADAFFAIEDALGSAGLLHYEISNYARPGDEARHNLGYWRGHDYLGLGCAAFGTVSRPDGAAVRYRNGTDPARYMRAALAGELSVESEEPLDAETRLRERIMLGLRLREGFDLERSARELGVPAWTDARKRAAERLQARGKLVIEDGHVRVPREAWVLADGIAAELF from the coding sequence ATGGAACCGATGGGCGTCTATGTCCACTTTCCTTGGTGCCTGAAGAAGTGCCCTTACTGCGACTTCGTGTCATTTGCGGCAACCCGGGACGGACTGGAGCACGACCGATACGCCGACGCGATTCTCGGTGAGCTTGCGCAGCGATCGGAGTCGCTCGCCGGCCGCTCGCTCGCGACGGTGTTCTTTGGTGGCGGAACGCCATCGCTCTGGGAGCCGCGCGCGCTCGGGCGCGTGCTCGACGCGATCAAGGCGGCGGCGGGGCGCCTGGCGGGCGATCTCGAGATCACCGTGGAGTGCAACCCGTCGTCGCTCGACGAGGACAGGGCGCGCGCGCTGGTCGACGTGGGCGTCAACCGGCTGAGCGTCGGGGTGCAGGGAACGGACGCGGAGCGGCTCGAGTTTCTCGGGCGATTGCACGGGGCCGAGGGCGGGCTCGCGGCGGTGCGGGCCGCGATCCGCGCAGGCGTGCCGCGCGTGAGCGCCGACCTCATCTACGGCGTGTCGACGCCCGCGCCAGGGTCCGGTCCGCGCTACCTCGCGGGCGCGCCGACCCGCGAGCAGACACCTCGAGAGGCGGCAGAGGAGGCGCGGCGGGTGGCCGAGACCGGCGTGACGCACGTGTCGGCTTACAGCCTCACGATCGAGCCGGGCACGCAGTTCGGCGAGCTGTCACGCCGGGGAAAGCTGCCGGTCGCGAGCGAGGAGGTCGTGGCCGACGCGTTCTTCGCGATCGAGGACGCGCTCGGATCGGCGGGGCTTTTGCACTACGAGATCTCGAACTACGCGCGGCCCGGAGACGAGGCGCGGCACAACCTCGGCTACTGGCGCGGCCACGACTATCTCGGGCTCGGGTGCGCCGCATTCGGGACCGTGAGCCGGCCGGACGGCGCGGCCGTGCGCTACCGCAACGGGACCGATCCGGCGCGCTACATGCGCGCGGCGCTCGCGGGCGAGCTCTCGGTGGAGAGCGAGGAGCCGCTCGACGCCGAGACGCGGCTGCGCGAGCGGATCATGCTGGGCCTGCGCCTTCGCGAGGGCTTCGACCTCGAGAGATCCGCGCGCGAGCTCGGGGTGCCTGCGTGGACCGACGCACGCAAACGGGCCGCGGAGCGCTTGCAGGCGCGCGGGAAGCTGGTCATCGAGGACGGCCACGTCCGCGTGCCGCGCGAGGCGTGGGTGCTCGCCGACGGGATCGCGGCCGAGCTATTTTGA
- a CDS encoding RelA/SpoT family protein yields the protein MLNPQELIERVRAYHPGADVELISRAYDYAAQAHKGQTRKSGDPYFSHPVSVAGIITELRLDVASVVAGLLHDVVEDTLATITDIEREFGQEVAFLVDGVTKLSKINFASKEDRQAENFRKMLVAMARDIRVLLVKLCDRLDNMRTLEHMKPEAQDRIARETMEIYAPLANRLGIARFKQELEDLAFKYIEPQAHSDLNQKVLVSKKERDKYIAEVSKILAAKLAEQGFAADVTGRAKHFYSIWRKMQAQQCDFDQVYDVIAFRVLVETVADCYAALGVIHSQWTPVPGRFKDYVALPKPNMYQSLHTTVIGPGRERIEIQIRTHEMHRVAEQGIAAHWKYKERHSGGLDPKDAARFGWLRQLMEFQKELKDPAEFLESVKVDLFQDEVYVFTPKGDVRVFPRNATPVDFAYAIHSEVGDHCSGARVNGAIVQLRYKLRNGDVVEVMTNPNQHPNKDWLDFVTTSRARSRIRSFLRIEQRERSLKLGRELVEKEMHGRGISLARLTKNADELRKLTEKFNVQTFDELLISVGYGKVSPRQISEFLAPPGNDKEPAPPPSLKESRIESLVRKVTGRDNQGIRLNGIDDVLVRYTKCCNPLPGDEIVGFITRGRGITVHRRNCPKALDTDPDRRVEISWDARAKINRPVQLRVMTANRPGILATVGQTFHEQGINISEATCRASDDGRATNTFTFLCSDLAQLKGVIRQLQRIPGVMAVERT from the coding sequence ATGCTAAATCCGCAAGAGCTGATCGAGCGGGTCCGGGCGTACCACCCCGGAGCCGACGTCGAGCTCATCTCCCGCGCTTACGACTACGCCGCCCAAGCGCACAAGGGGCAGACCAGAAAGAGCGGCGATCCTTACTTCTCCCACCCCGTCTCGGTCGCCGGGATCATCACCGAGCTCAGGCTCGACGTGGCCAGCGTCGTCGCGGGCCTCTTGCACGACGTCGTCGAAGACACGCTCGCGACCATCACCGACATCGAGCGCGAGTTCGGGCAGGAAGTCGCCTTCCTCGTCGACGGCGTGACCAAGCTGTCGAAGATCAACTTCGCCTCCAAGGAAGACCGGCAGGCGGAGAACTTCCGCAAGATGCTGGTGGCCATGGCGCGCGACATCCGCGTCCTGCTGGTCAAGCTCTGCGACCGTCTCGACAACATGCGCACGCTCGAGCACATGAAGCCCGAGGCGCAGGACCGCATCGCGCGCGAGACGATGGAGATCTACGCGCCGCTCGCCAACCGCCTCGGCATCGCGCGCTTCAAGCAGGAGCTCGAGGACCTGGCCTTCAAGTACATCGAGCCCCAGGCGCACTCGGACCTCAACCAGAAGGTCCTCGTGTCGAAGAAGGAGCGCGACAAGTACATCGCCGAGGTCTCGAAGATCCTCGCGGCCAAGCTCGCCGAGCAGGGCTTCGCGGCCGACGTGACCGGCCGAGCGAAGCACTTCTATTCGATCTGGCGCAAGATGCAGGCGCAGCAGTGCGACTTCGACCAGGTCTACGACGTCATCGCCTTCCGCGTGCTCGTCGAGACGGTGGCCGATTGCTACGCGGCGCTCGGCGTCATCCACTCGCAGTGGACCCCGGTCCCGGGCCGCTTCAAGGACTACGTCGCGCTGCCCAAGCCCAACATGTACCAGTCGCTCCACACGACGGTGATCGGGCCGGGGCGCGAGCGCATCGAGATCCAGATCCGCACGCACGAGATGCACCGCGTCGCCGAGCAGGGCATCGCCGCGCACTGGAAGTACAAGGAGCGCCACTCCGGCGGCCTCGACCCGAAGGACGCCGCGCGCTTCGGCTGGCTCCGCCAGCTCATGGAGTTCCAGAAGGAGCTGAAGGACCCGGCCGAGTTCCTCGAGAGCGTCAAGGTCGACCTCTTCCAGGACGAGGTCTACGTCTTCACGCCGAAGGGCGACGTGCGCGTCTTCCCGCGCAACGCGACGCCCGTCGACTTCGCCTACGCCATCCACAGCGAGGTCGGCGATCACTGCTCGGGCGCGCGCGTGAACGGCGCCATCGTTCAGCTCCGGTACAAGCTGCGCAACGGCGACGTCGTCGAGGTGATGACGAACCCGAACCAGCACCCGAACAAGGACTGGCTCGACTTCGTCACGACGAGCCGCGCGCGCTCGCGCATCCGCAGCTTCTTGCGCATCGAGCAGCGCGAGCGCTCCTTGAAGCTCGGCCGCGAGCTGGTCGAGAAGGAGATGCACGGCCGCGGCATCAGCCTCGCGCGCCTGACCAAGAACGCCGACGAGCTGCGAAAGCTGACCGAGAAGTTCAACGTCCAGACCTTCGACGAGCTGCTCATCTCGGTCGGCTACGGCAAGGTCAGCCCGCGCCAGATCAGCGAGTTTCTGGCCCCGCCCGGCAACGACAAGGAGCCCGCTCCGCCGCCCTCGCTCAAGGAGAGCCGCATCGAGTCGCTCGTCCGCAAGGTCACGGGCCGCGACAACCAGGGCATCCGCCTCAACGGCATCGACGACGTCCTCGTCCGCTACACCAAGTGCTGTAACCCCCTGCCGGGCGACGAGATCGTCGGGTTCATCACGCGCGGTCGCGGCATCACCGTGCACCGCCGCAACTGCCCGAAGGCGCTCGACACCGATCCCGATCGCCGCGTCGAGATCTCGTGGGACGCGCGCGCCAAGATCAACCGGCCGGTGCAGCTCCGCGTGATGACGGCCAACCGTCCCGGCATCCTCGCGACCGTGGGGCAGACGTTCCACGAGCAGGGCATCAACATCAGCGAGGCCACCTGCCGCGCGAGCGACGACGGGCGCGCCACCAACACCTTCACCTTCCTCTGCTCCGACCTCGCCCAGTTGAAGGGCGTCATCCGCCAGCTCCAGCGCATCCCCGGCGTGATGGCGGTCGAGCGAACCTGA
- a CDS encoding YkgJ family cysteine cluster protein, whose translation MSTKIALARRSPSRPDVACDVPSAYAPRLSVLVNRPPSDRSQPNPSRPDARSRARKDRDEQASLFEELSAIYREVDEAFAGYGCPASTECCRFGITGREPYVTSIELALIERAVAALGGPRAVGKPPSPITAPEESSGRGKRRLAVVDERICPLLDASGRCSIYAARPLGCRTFWCDRASTAGEVARREVNAFVRRIQDLAARHKSGGDQGRPLTRAIAPRSK comes from the coding sequence ATGTCGACGAAGATAGCGCTCGCGCGTCGCTCGCCCAGCAGGCCGGACGTGGCTTGCGACGTCCCGAGCGCGTATGCTCCGCGCCTCTCCGTCCTCGTGAACCGTCCTCCGTCCGATCGAAGCCAGCCCAATCCGTCGCGTCCGGACGCTCGCTCGCGCGCGCGCAAGGATCGCGACGAACAGGCGTCGCTCTTCGAGGAGCTGTCCGCGATCTATCGCGAGGTCGACGAGGCGTTCGCGGGCTACGGCTGTCCGGCTTCGACCGAGTGTTGCCGCTTCGGGATCACCGGGCGCGAGCCGTACGTGACCTCGATCGAGCTCGCGCTGATCGAGCGTGCCGTGGCTGCGCTCGGGGGACCGCGCGCGGTCGGCAAGCCCCCCTCCCCGATCACCGCGCCCGAAGAATCGAGCGGTCGAGGCAAGCGCCGCCTCGCCGTCGTGGACGAGCGCATCTGTCCTCTGCTCGACGCGTCCGGGCGTTGCTCGATCTACGCGGCGCGTCCTCTCGGCTGCCGCACGTTCTGGTGCGACCGCGCGAGCACGGCGGGTGAGGTCGCGCGGCGCGAGGTGAACGCGTTCGTGCGCCGCATCCAGGATCTCGCCGCGCGCCACAAGTCGGGCGGTGATCAAGGCCGCCCGCTCACGCGTGCGATCGCCCCTCGCAGCAAGTAG
- the amrB gene encoding AmmeMemoRadiSam system protein B: protein MPKVSVCPRLRSVETIYVPHATLGQALLLRDSEGIASGAVAVPMDLVPVIARFDGVSSPAVVAQRASRASGKTVETSVVEQLVAELDSAFMLDTPRFRARRREVMEAFSTSEERPAHHAGGAYHDDPAKLARFIDEQCLGKAAGRTKGGRMVGLCAPHMDLWRAATGYGHAYRALAEALPPEVDTFFLFGTSHAPMRRPFAVCDKRFATPLGALEPDRDAMSFLAKRSRFDIREDEYLHKGEHSLEFQVVFLRHLLGTRPARIVPVLCGLGEAQSKGRDPSRDAAAESFLVALGELVERYGRRAFVVAGADLAHVGPRFGDKRPLDEGERRALEGRDAESLRLAMKRDASGFFSQVASDLDTRRVCGLGPIYTMLRALAPEASGELLHYAQCVDPEEGSIVSHASVGFYE from the coding sequence ATGCCGAAGGTGAGCGTCTGTCCCCGACTCCGTTCGGTCGAGACCATCTACGTCCCGCACGCGACGCTCGGGCAAGCGCTGCTGTTGCGTGACAGCGAGGGCATCGCGTCGGGAGCCGTGGCCGTGCCGATGGATCTCGTGCCCGTGATCGCCCGCTTCGATGGCGTGAGCTCTCCCGCGGTCGTCGCGCAGCGCGCGAGCCGTGCGTCAGGCAAGACCGTGGAGACTTCGGTCGTCGAGCAGCTCGTCGCGGAGCTCGACAGCGCGTTCATGCTCGACACGCCGCGGTTTCGGGCTCGAAGGCGCGAGGTGATGGAGGCGTTCTCGACCTCCGAGGAGCGGCCCGCGCACCACGCGGGCGGCGCGTACCACGACGACCCGGCCAAGCTCGCGCGCTTCATCGACGAGCAGTGCCTCGGCAAGGCGGCGGGACGGACGAAGGGCGGCCGCATGGTGGGTCTGTGCGCGCCGCACATGGATCTGTGGCGCGCGGCGACCGGGTACGGGCACGCCTACCGCGCGCTCGCGGAGGCGCTGCCGCCGGAGGTCGACACGTTCTTCCTCTTCGGCACCTCGCACGCGCCGATGCGCCGCCCCTTCGCCGTCTGCGACAAGCGCTTCGCCACGCCGCTCGGCGCGCTCGAGCCCGATCGCGACGCAATGTCGTTCCTCGCCAAGCGCAGCCGCTTCGACATCCGCGAGGACGAGTACCTGCACAAGGGCGAGCACTCGCTCGAGTTCCAGGTGGTCTTCCTCCGGCACCTGCTCGGCACTCGCCCTGCGCGGATCGTCCCGGTGCTGTGCGGCCTCGGCGAGGCGCAGTCGAAGGGGCGCGATCCGTCGCGCGATGCAGCGGCCGAGTCCTTCCTCGTCGCGCTCGGCGAGCTGGTCGAGCGCTACGGCCGGCGCGCGTTCGTGGTCGCCGGCGCAGACCTCGCGCATGTGGGCCCGCGCTTCGGTGACAAGCGTCCTCTCGACGAGGGCGAGCGCAGGGCCCTCGAGGGGCGGGACGCGGAGTCTCTGCGGCTGGCGATGAAGCGGGACGCGAGCGGCTTCTTCTCGCAGGTCGCGTCGGACCTCGACACGCGTCGCGTGTGCGGCCTCGGGCCGATCTACACGATGCTGCGCGCGCTCGCGCCGGAGGCGAGCGGAGAGCTCTTGCACTATGCGCAGTGCGTCGATCCGGAAGAGGGATCGATCGTCAGCCACGCCTCCGTGGGCTTTTACGAGTAG
- a CDS encoding FHA domain-containing protein, translated as MLIGFDGELRPVNLTDGAVMGASARDAKVEGPGVAAEHARVSVRADGCYIEDLGSADGTFVDGVKARRIGLSHGDVVRLGSQLAIFAERDLSGYAGSVVRTGSLVHGPRQRKEWIDPILDLVKSGSCVCIEGNPGTGKRTMARIAAAVREAVGDVVTVDGRAEGKPQIPAGVRPMTWVVLDADRLPRPQQLEIAHAVGRTSGVTVIATVSQPLDRAVGDGKLAPWFASLFSGKRVAITPLEHRREDIPAIVRDIAERKGIALERITPEFLEAVVRSGWPGGVPHIETAITTAAEAAGPDGLLVVGAISSSLMRANRIKPSLPPATDPSLARARLEDALARANGSVASAARSLGMSRQAIYREAERLGLDIARRKFSRS; from the coding sequence GTGTTGATCGGATTCGACGGGGAGCTGCGGCCCGTCAACCTCACCGACGGCGCCGTGATGGGCGCGTCCGCGAGGGATGCCAAGGTCGAAGGCCCCGGCGTCGCCGCCGAGCACGCCCGCGTCAGCGTCCGCGCCGACGGCTGCTACATCGAGGACCTCGGGTCGGCCGACGGCACCTTCGTCGACGGCGTCAAGGCGCGCCGCATCGGCCTCAGCCATGGCGACGTGGTTCGCCTCGGCAGCCAGCTCGCGATCTTCGCCGAGCGCGACCTCAGCGGCTACGCCGGTTCGGTCGTGCGCACGGGCTCGCTCGTGCACGGCCCGCGTCAGCGCAAGGAGTGGATCGATCCCATCCTCGACCTCGTGAAGAGCGGCTCGTGCGTCTGCATCGAGGGCAACCCCGGAACGGGCAAGCGCACCATGGCGCGCATCGCTGCCGCAGTGCGTGAGGCCGTGGGCGACGTGGTCACGGTCGACGGGCGTGCCGAGGGCAAGCCCCAGATCCCCGCCGGCGTCCGGCCCATGACCTGGGTCGTGCTCGACGCCGACCGGCTGCCCCGCCCGCAGCAGCTCGAGATCGCGCACGCGGTCGGCCGCACGAGCGGCGTCACCGTGATTGCGACGGTCAGCCAGCCGCTCGATCGTGCGGTCGGCGACGGCAAGCTCGCTCCCTGGTTCGCGTCGCTCTTCTCGGGCAAGCGCGTCGCGATCACGCCGCTCGAGCACCGCCGCGAGGACATCCCCGCCATCGTGCGCGACATCGCGGAGCGCAAGGGCATCGCGCTCGAGCGCATCACGCCCGAGTTCCTCGAGGCGGTCGTTCGCTCGGGTTGGCCCGGCGGCGTCCCGCACATCGAGACGGCCATCACCACGGCTGCCGAGGCGGCCGGTCCCGATGGTCTGCTCGTCGTCGGCGCGATCTCGTCGTCGCTGATGCGCGCCAACCGCATCAAGCCCTCGCTTCCGCCGGCGACCGACCCGTCGCTCGCCCGCGCCCGCCTCGAGGACGCGCTCGCTCGCGCGAACGGCTCGGTGGCGTCCGCGGCGCGCTCGCTCGGCATGTCGCGTCAGGCGATCTACCGCGAGGCCGAGCGCCTCGGGCTCGACATCGCCCGCCGCAAGTTCTCGCGCAGCTAA
- a CDS encoding AAA family ATPase yields MAAPLHERLRQLASSLERQFLGKDEIIRLLMISVVAGEHCVLLGPPGTAKSALIRSLSELMQASYFEYLLTRFTEPNEIFGPVDITAFREGTYRRNTQGMLPEAEIVFLDEVFKSNSAILNALLTLLNERKFTSGGKVMRCPLISVFAASNEVPGDETLNAIFDRFLLRVHSDNLDAYHFNELLQRGIGHEIRQMSGDALKPVVAARELAELGKSFGGRMNFSDAFLSAYKGLVFQIRAEGISLSDRRVVKMLKLFAASAYLDGRTTTDASDFFVLKHIWNNQDQAAILEGIVQPVLETFFREHPDRRRVGALGVGIEALASEIDRIRQLLTGGTALGDVQLFSQLKALGEIKTALAAINDPRARELETRVGQLLEASFRSGRFAQL; encoded by the coding sequence ATGGCTGCTCCTCTTCATGAGCGACTGCGACAGCTCGCGAGCTCCCTCGAGCGACAGTTCCTGGGCAAGGACGAGATCATCCGACTGCTCATGATCTCGGTCGTGGCAGGCGAGCACTGCGTGCTGCTCGGGCCCCCGGGCACCGCCAAGAGCGCGCTCATCCGCTCGCTCTCCGAGCTCATGCAGGCGAGCTACTTCGAGTACCTGCTCACCCGCTTCACCGAGCCCAACGAGATCTTCGGGCCCGTCGACATCACCGCCTTCCGCGAAGGCACCTACCGCCGCAACACGCAGGGCATGTTGCCCGAGGCGGAAATCGTCTTCCTCGACGAGGTCTTCAAGTCGAACAGCGCGATCCTGAACGCGCTGCTCACGCTCCTGAACGAGCGCAAGTTCACGAGCGGCGGCAAGGTCATGAGGTGCCCGCTCATCAGCGTCTTCGCGGCCTCGAACGAGGTGCCCGGCGACGAGACGCTGAACGCGATCTTCGATCGCTTCCTCCTGCGCGTGCACTCCGACAACCTCGACGCCTACCACTTCAACGAGCTGCTCCAGCGCGGCATCGGGCACGAGATCCGGCAGATGTCGGGCGACGCGCTGAAGCCCGTCGTCGCCGCGCGCGAGCTGGCGGAGCTGGGCAAGAGCTTCGGCGGACGGATGAACTTCTCCGACGCGTTCCTGTCCGCCTACAAGGGCCTCGTCTTCCAGATCCGCGCCGAGGGCATCTCGCTGTCCGACCGGCGCGTCGTGAAGATGCTGAAGCTCTTCGCCGCGAGCGCCTACCTCGACGGCCGCACGACGACCGACGCGAGCGACTTCTTCGTACTCAAGCACATCTGGAACAACCAGGACCAGGCCGCGATCCTCGAGGGCATCGTGCAGCCCGTGCTCGAGACGTTCTTCCGCGAGCACCCCGACCGCAGGCGCGTGGGCGCGCTCGGCGTCGGCATCGAGGCGCTCGCGTCGGAGATCGATCGCATCCGGCAGCTGCTCACGGGAGGCACCGCGCTCGGAGACGTGCAGCTCTTCAGTCAGCTCAAGGCGCTCGGCGAGATCAAGACCGCGCTCGCCGCGATCAACGACCCGCGGGCACGAGAGCTCGAGACGCGCGTGGGGCAGCTCCTCGAGGCCTCGTTCCGCAGCGGTCGCTTCGCGCAGCTCTGA
- a CDS encoding pseudouridine synthase, with the protein MEERLQKIIARSGVTSRRAAEELITAGRVRVNGRIVTELGAKADGRRDKIEVDGQRLVAEQPIYLVLHKPRNVVSTLSDPEGRPTVADLVRGAGSRVYPVGRLDFATSGVLLMTNDGEFSNGLLHPRGGVPKTYVLKVKGLMEPEDAETWANGVMLEDGKTLPALVRILRHEEDKTWLEITLREGRNQQIRRMGEATGFPVMRLARLTFAGVTSEGLRPGEWRPLTVDELTDIRKEFGVPKRVRAAADAPRSAHPRARGAVQQTRAASEGPRPRRAASHEGERRAPSGDARRSADGTRARRAPSAHEGDRRPPFAESRGPSDAPRARRAPSTHEGDRRPPFAESRGPSDAPRARRAPSAHEGDRRPPFAESRGPSDAPRARRAPSTQGERRAPSGDARGPSARAPRTSWESKGPEPRGGGRGDTRERRPVDERGPRGGDERRMRRGR; encoded by the coding sequence ATGGAAGAGCGGTTGCAGAAGATCATCGCCCGGTCGGGCGTCACCTCCCGACGCGCGGCGGAGGAGCTCATCACGGCCGGGCGCGTGCGGGTCAACGGCCGCATCGTCACCGAGCTCGGCGCCAAAGCGGACGGGCGGCGCGACAAGATCGAGGTCGACGGCCAACGCCTCGTCGCCGAGCAGCCCATCTACCTCGTCCTTCACAAGCCGAGGAACGTGGTCTCGACCCTGAGCGATCCCGAAGGCAGGCCGACGGTGGCCGACCTCGTGCGCGGAGCGGGCTCGCGCGTCTACCCGGTGGGCCGGCTCGACTTCGCCACGAGCGGCGTCCTCCTGATGACGAACGACGGCGAGTTCTCGAACGGCCTGCTCCATCCGCGCGGCGGCGTCCCCAAGACGTACGTCCTCAAGGTCAAGGGATTGATGGAGCCCGAGGACGCGGAGACGTGGGCCAACGGCGTGATGCTGGAGGACGGCAAGACGCTGCCCGCGCTCGTGCGCATCTTGAGGCACGAGGAGGACAAGACCTGGCTCGAGATCACGCTGCGCGAGGGTCGCAACCAGCAGATCCGCCGCATGGGCGAGGCCACGGGCTTCCCTGTCATGCGACTCGCGCGGCTGACCTTTGCAGGCGTGACGTCGGAGGGCCTGCGACCTGGCGAGTGGCGTCCGCTCACCGTCGACGAGCTGACCGACATCCGCAAAGAGTTCGGCGTCCCGAAGCGAGTTCGCGCTGCAGCAGACGCGCCTCGATCGGCTCACCCGCGGGCGCGCGGCGCCGTGCAGCAGACGCGCGCGGCTTCGGAGGGGCCGCGCCCGCGCAGGGCTGCGTCGCACGAGGGCGAGCGCCGTGCGCCTTCGGGCGATGCGCGAAGGTCTGCGGATGGAACGCGCGCTCGCAGAGCGCCGTCTGCGCACGAGGGCGACCGCCGTCCCCCGTTTGCTGAGTCTCGCGGCCCTTCCGATGCACCGCGCGCTCGCAGAGCACCGTCGACGCACGAGGGCGACCGCCGTCCCCCGTTTGCAGAGTCTCGCGGCCCTTCCGATGCACCGCGCGCTCGCAGAGCGCCGTCTGCGCACGAGGGCGACCGCCGTCCCCCGTTTGCAGAGTCTCGCGGCCCTTCCGATGCACCGCGCGCTCGCAGAGCGCCGTCGACGCAGGGCGAGCGGCGCGCGCCTTCGGGCGATGCGCGGGGCCCTTCGGCGCGCGCTCCTCGCACGTCGTGGGAGAGCAAAGGGCCCGAGCCGCGAGGCGGAGGGAGGGGCGACACGCGCGAGCGACGCCCGGTGGACGAGCGCGGCCCGCGCGGTGGTGACGAGAGAAGAATGCGTCGAGGACGCTGA
- a CDS encoding cupin domain-containing protein — protein MRRVDKPWGHELIWAETSRYVGKVLHIRAGERLSRQYHRVKDETLFVQAGEMDLELGPVESLEKRRMKQGDVFHVVPGTIHRMIAVTDVDVIEVSTPELDDVVRLEDVYGREGTSKP, from the coding sequence ATGCGCCGCGTCGACAAGCCGTGGGGGCACGAGCTCATCTGGGCCGAGACGTCCCGCTACGTGGGCAAGGTCCTCCATATACGTGCAGGGGAGCGACTGTCCCGCCAGTACCACCGCGTGAAAGACGAAACCCTCTTCGTCCAGGCGGGCGAGATGGACCTCGAGCTCGGCCCCGTCGAGTCCCTCGAGAAACGTCGCATGAAGCAAGGCGACGTCTTCCACGTCGTGCCTGGCACCATCCACCGCATGATCGCCGTCACGGACGTCGACGTGATCGAGGTGTCGACGCCCGAGCTCGACGACGTCGTGCGTCTGGAAGACGTCTACGGCCGCGAAGGAACGAGCAAGCCCTAG
- a CDS encoding ribbon-helix-helix domain-containing protein, with translation MSRKKVSTTIYITPEQAERLKLLHDRTKVPIAVYIREGIDMVLKHYEHVLPGQMSLETTVQKK, from the coding sequence ATGTCGCGAAAGAAAGTCTCGACGACCATCTACATCACGCCCGAGCAGGCCGAGCGGCTCAAGCTCCTCCACGACCGGACCAAGGTGCCCATCGCGGTCTACATCCGCGAGGGGATCGACATGGTCCTCAAGCATTACGAGCATGTCCTTCCGGGACAAATGAGCCTCGAGACGACAGTCCAGAAGAAGTAA